From one Peptoniphilaceae bacterium AMB_02 genomic stretch:
- the galE gene encoding UDP-glucose 4-epimerase GalE, producing MGILVTGGAGYIGSHVCKYLKELGEEVIVVDNLETGYRDSVIADAFYELDIRDTDALIDVMKSHDIVGVIHFAAYSLVGVSMVKPYEYYDNNVVGTLSLLKAMQAAEVDNIVFSSTAATYGEPESVPIKESDKTEPTNPYGETKLAMEKMMKWFDTAYGMKYVALRYFNAAGASKDMSLGERHNPETHLIPLILQVPLGVRENISIFGTDYNTPDGTAIRDYIHVQDLASAHYLALKYLLDGNGSDVFNLGNGSGFSVQEVIDTARAVTSHPIPSVEAERRAGDPEVLIASSEKAQQVLGWEPKHSSLDEIIRDAWNYYNKN from the coding sequence ATGGGAATACTAGTTACCGGAGGAGCCGGTTATATAGGAAGTCATGTATGTAAGTATTTAAAAGAATTAGGTGAAGAAGTAATCGTAGTCGACAATTTGGAGACCGGATACAGAGATAGCGTTATAGCAGATGCATTTTATGAACTCGATATAAGGGATACAGATGCTCTTATAGATGTCATGAAATCACATGATATCGTAGGTGTAATCCACTTTGCAGCTTATTCACTCGTAGGAGTGAGCATGGTGAAACCCTATGAATACTATGATAACAATGTAGTGGGAACCTTGTCTCTCTTAAAAGCGATGCAGGCTGCTGAAGTAGATAATATAGTATTTTCGTCAACAGCTGCCACTTATGGCGAACCGGAAAGCGTACCGATAAAAGAGTCGGACAAAACCGAACCGACCAATCCATATGGCGAAACAAAACTTGCAATGGAAAAAATGATGAAGTGGTTTGATACCGCCTATGGAATGAAATATGTTGCACTTAGATACTTTAATGCAGCAGGTGCTTCTAAAGATATGAGTCTGGGAGAGAGACATAATCCCGAAACTCATTTAATACCACTCATACTTCAAGTACCGCTTGGAGTAAGGGAGAATATCAGTATTTTTGGAACCGATTATAATACACCTGACGGAACGGCTATCAGGGATTATATACATGTCCAGGACCTTGCATCAGCTCATTATCTGGCACTTAAGTATCTTCTAGACGGTAATGGAAGTGATGTATTTAACCTTGGAAACGGTAGCGGATTTTCAGTTCAGGAAGTAATAGATACCGCAAGAGCAGTAACATCTCATCCGATACCATCTGTAGAAGCAGAAAGAAGAGCAGGCGATCCTGAAGTACTTATCGCTTCAAGTGAAAAAGCTCAACAGGTTTTAGGTTGGGAACCCAAGCACTCTTCCCTGGATGAAATTATCAGAGATGCGTGGAATTATTACAATAAAAACTAA
- a CDS encoding prepilin-type N-terminal cleavage/methylation domain-containing protein produces MKKSLKPSWHCQTKRGFTLIELIVTVFIASILIGVFSMLVDFSFKNLEYSYTVNDNIYSGIHLFGLINDDVIKSEVVYDSSEFILNENYSCNLGFVLRIMDGSNYKYVYYAYKDSNIWRIAFNTAESDPKKISFKSLKDKGVNSIIENVVSIDGSRLNTESKLIDLVVEVNNSKKDLYTTQIYAQRVDSP; encoded by the coding sequence ATGAAAAAGAGTTTAAAACCAAGCTGGCACTGCCAAACGAAAAGGGGATTTACGCTAATTGAATTAATTGTAACCGTCTTTATAGCGAGTATATTAATCGGTGTTTTTTCGATGCTCGTAGACTTTAGTTTTAAAAATCTGGAATATTCATATACGGTAAATGATAATATCTACTCGGGAATACATCTATTTGGACTTATCAATGACGATGTAATTAAATCTGAAGTCGTTTATGATAGTAGCGAATTTATTTTAAATGAGAATTATAGCTGTAATTTAGGATTTGTATTGAGGATAATGGACGGATCCAACTATAAGTACGTATACTATGCTTACAAGGATTCCAATATCTGGAGAATAGCTTTCAATACAGCTGAAAGTGATCCCAAAAAGATATCTTTTAAAAGCCTGAAAGACAAGGGTGTTAATTCCATAATAGAAAATGTAGTATCAATCGACGGTTCACGCTTAAATACGGAATCTAAACTGATAGATTTGGTAGTTGAAGTCAATAATTCGAAGAAGGATTTGTATACAACACAGATCTATGCACAAAGGGTTGATAGTCCATGA
- a CDS encoding metallopeptidase TldD-related protein, with translation MYNFIRLPTYMHNGEAKFENIISSTELGVLAIEFGGANIDWNTGNFVINIKKGILVKDGIYVGYIKIFCIPMIFLDRWTSFSTKYHKTN, from the coding sequence ATGTATAACTTCATTAGGTTACCTACTTATATGCACAATGGGGAAGCTAAATTTGAAAATATCATTTCTAGTACTGAATTAGGGGTGTTAGCTATTGAGTTTGGCGGAGCTAATATAGATTGGAATACTGGAAATTTTGTAATAAATATAAAAAAAGGTATTCTAGTAAAAGATGGAATTTACGTCGGGTATATAAAAATATTTTGTATACCGATGATATTTTTAGATCGTTGGACAAGTTTTTCGACAAAGTACCACAAGACAAATTAA
- the galT gene encoding galactose-1-phosphate uridylyltransferase translates to MAELRYNPLLDDYTMVAGSRDKRPNMPKDYCPFCPGSGKVPDEYDVYKYDNDFPMLSTNPPQQDDVAGGPYHTKESYGKCDVILYSPDHNGKLWELSEEHLIKLVKLWIDRFTEISEDSKIKYVFPFENRGAEVGTTMPHPHGQIYGYSFMPKMVDIELKNAQSYYENNKSNLYDDMLAEEIRFKDRLVYENETFTAFIPFFAQYPYGIYIFNKCKLSSFKDFKSEHIKDFADILKTIVGSYDILFNRDFPYMMGIYNAPVNSEEYSDAEDFFRFHVKFFPPLRGEHSIKWNASSETAAGAYGNPRVSEQTAGELREAVERFNETH, encoded by the coding sequence ATGGCGGAGTTAAGATACAATCCACTACTTGACGATTATACTATGGTTGCGGGCAGTAGAGATAAAAGGCCTAATATGCCAAAGGATTATTGTCCGTTTTGCCCTGGATCAGGAAAAGTTCCTGATGAATACGATGTGTATAAATATGACAATGACTTCCCGATGCTTTCGACAAATCCTCCACAACAAGACGATGTAGCCGGAGGTCCTTATCATACTAAGGAATCCTATGGAAAATGCGATGTCATACTATACTCTCCCGATCATAATGGTAAATTATGGGAGCTTAGTGAGGAGCATTTAATAAAACTGGTAAAACTTTGGATTGACAGATTTACTGAAATTTCTGAAGATTCCAAGATAAAATACGTGTTTCCGTTCGAGAACAGAGGTGCCGAGGTCGGAACGACCATGCCGCATCCTCATGGGCAAATATATGGCTATTCATTTATGCCTAAGATGGTAGATATAGAACTGAAAAATGCTCAGAGCTATTATGAAAATAATAAGTCCAATCTATATGATGATATGTTGGCTGAGGAGATAAGATTTAAAGACAGATTGGTATATGAGAATGAAACCTTTACAGCTTTTATCCCATTTTTTGCTCAGTACCCATATGGTATCTATATCTTCAATAAATGCAAATTAAGTTCATTCAAAGACTTTAAAAGTGAACATATAAAAGACTTTGCAGATATTCTAAAGACAATAGTCGGATCATATGATATTCTTTTCAATAGAGACTTTCCATACATGATGGGAATATACAATGCACCGGTAAACAGTGAAGAGTATTCCGATGCAGAAGACTTTTTCCGTTTTCATGTTAAATTCTTCCCGCCACTTCGTGGAGAGCATAGCATAAAATGGAATGCTTCAAGCGAGACGGCTGCTGGAGCTTACGGTAATCCCAGGGTTTCAGAACAAACAGCCGGTGAACTGAGAGAGGCGGTCGAAAGATTTAATGAAACTCACTAA
- the mglC gene encoding galactose/methyl galactoside ABC transporter permease MglC: MNEKNTHTDIDKIKRNERTKEFLLNYALYFILGIMIVGMIAYEPSFLSVKNFTNILTQASTRGIMALGLAGLIVLQGTDLSAGRILGLSAAISASLLQSLQYGSRMYPNLPELNMLIPLLIAIAVAVVFALINGFGVAVLKIHAFIVTLGTQLIAFGLIQIYIDSQAKGAQPIGTLQDKYKMLAQGSFLKIPNLVWFLMITAVVVWLIWNKTELGKNMFAIGGNPEAAEVSGVNLVKNIMLIYLLSGVLYGIAGFLEAGRIGSVTAATGFSYELDAISACVVGGVSFSGGVGTIPGILIGVTILQFITYGLNYLGVNPYIQFIIRGLIIIVAVAIDVRKYLKKK, encoded by the coding sequence ATGAACGAAAAGAATACTCACACAGATATAGACAAGATAAAACGAAATGAGAGAACTAAGGAATTTTTACTTAATTACGCACTTTATTTTATCCTAGGCATAATGATTGTAGGTATGATTGCTTATGAACCGTCATTTTTATCTGTAAAAAACTTTACAAATATATTAACTCAAGCCTCAACCAGAGGAATAATGGCGCTTGGGCTTGCAGGCTTAATAGTATTGCAGGGTACAGACTTATCTGCAGGAAGGATATTGGGTCTATCTGCAGCTATATCGGCATCATTATTACAGAGTTTGCAATACGGATCCCGAATGTATCCTAATTTACCGGAGCTTAATATGCTAATACCTCTATTAATTGCTATTGCAGTTGCTGTTGTATTTGCATTAATAAATGGATTTGGTGTTGCAGTTCTTAAAATCCATGCTTTTATAGTAACACTTGGAACCCAGTTAATTGCTTTTGGACTTATTCAAATTTATATAGACTCTCAAGCTAAGGGAGCTCAGCCGATAGGAACATTGCAAGACAAGTATAAAATGCTGGCTCAAGGTTCATTCTTAAAAATTCCCAATCTAGTCTGGTTCTTAATGATTACAGCCGTAGTCGTTTGGTTAATTTGGAATAAAACCGAGCTTGGTAAAAATATGTTCGCTATAGGAGGAAATCCGGAAGCTGCTGAAGTATCCGGGGTCAACCTTGTTAAGAACATAATGCTGATTTATTTATTGTCCGGAGTACTTTACGGTATAGCAGGATTTTTAGAGGCAGGCCGTATAGGTTCGGTTACTGCAGCTACAGGATTCTCATATGAGCTTGATGCAATCTCCGCCTGCGTTGTTGGAGGGGTATCTTTTTCAGGAGGAGTCGGAACAATACCGGGCATTCTTATCGGTGTAACAATTCTGCAGTTTATAACTTATGGACTAAACTACCTTGGAGTAAATCCATATATCCAATTTATAATCAGAGGTTTAATAATAATCGTAGCCGTAGCTATCGACGTTAGAAAGTACTTAAAGAAAAAATAG
- a CDS encoding type II secretion system protein: protein MKRAFTYLELISTIAIIAIVFSIAILKVGAIDEIKERAEFRAIVNDIKYARNLAIVSKSNVEFQVVVTDFNGYKIFQAGEKTNKEVKKVELEKLSRVNTTYYDEQLHFKNDGMPNKGGRIEYKGKKKYYTVTIGVASGKVYIRGER, encoded by the coding sequence ATGAAAAGAGCATTTACATATCTGGAATTAATTTCCACGATAGCTATTATAGCTATAGTTTTTTCCATTGCCATCCTCAAAGTCGGAGCCATTGATGAAATCAAGGAGAGAGCTGAATTTCGCGCAATTGTAAATGATATTAAATATGCCCGTAATTTGGCGATAGTGTCCAAATCAAATGTAGAATTCCAAGTTGTGGTTACGGATTTTAATGGCTATAAAATTTTTCAAGCCGGTGAAAAAACAAATAAAGAAGTAAAAAAAGTAGAATTAGAAAAATTAAGCAGAGTAAATACCACATATTATGATGAACAACTTCATTTTAAGAACGACGGGATGCCCAATAAAGGTGGAAGGATAGAATATAAGGGAAAGAAAAAATACTATACGGTGACCATAGGCGTTGCAAGTGGAAAGGTGTATATAAGAGGTGAAAGATAA
- the nagB gene encoding glucosamine-6-phosphate deaminase, with product MKIIVCKNYEEMSKKAAMVVKDVIGRYYRPKLGLATGSSPEGLYKELVKMYESNDINFLNAETVNLDEYVGIDPENPQSYHYYMQKNFFDKINIRKENIHIPSGSEDKLDEAVRDYNEKLDYVGRRDIQILGIGENGHIAFNEPAFKLNLRTSIVELTEDTVKANSRFFENEEDVPKRAISMGIKDILNAEVILILASGAKKQKAVKELIEGDRLDTKFPASMLHIHNNVVLVIDEDAYGLVGK from the coding sequence ATGAAAATAATCGTATGTAAGAACTATGAGGAGATGTCAAAGAAAGCTGCGATGGTCGTAAAAGACGTTATCGGCAGATACTATAGACCTAAATTAGGACTGGCTACAGGCTCATCACCTGAAGGACTTTATAAAGAGCTGGTAAAAATGTATGAGAGTAATGACATCAACTTCTTAAATGCTGAAACAGTAAACCTTGACGAGTATGTGGGAATTGATCCTGAAAACCCACAGAGCTATCATTACTATATGCAAAAAAACTTTTTTGACAAAATAAATATCAGAAAAGAAAATATCCATATTCCAAGCGGATCTGAGGATAAGCTGGACGAAGCAGTTAGAGACTACAATGAAAAATTAGACTATGTAGGTAGAAGAGATATACAAATACTGGGCATTGGAGAAAATGGACATATCGCATTTAATGAGCCTGCTTTTAAGTTAAATCTTAGAACTTCAATAGTTGAGCTTACTGAAGATACAGTTAAGGCTAATTCCAGATTCTTTGAAAATGAAGAAGATGTACCAAAAAGAGCAATCTCTATGGGAATTAAGGATATCCTTAATGCAGAGGTAATACTTATCCTTGCATCCGGAGCTAAAAAGCAAAAAGCGGTAAAAGAATTAATCGAAGGGGACAGATTGGATACTAAATTCCCTGCATCTATGCTACACATACACAATAATGTGGTATTGGTAATAGACGAGGACGCTTACGGTTTAGTCGGTAAATAA
- a CDS encoding galactokinase: MKLTKEEYKKMKDRAILNFGKADYRLFFSPSRINIIGEHIDYNGGNVLPCAIEIGTYALVKPAVRDVIRLRSYNAQYYKEVLIGSEFNPNNKWINYTLGMINAISESGYEVGGLEGIIYGNIPTGAGLSSSASLEILIGKIINDLYNNSEISMKDLAVLGMKTENDFIGLNSGIMDQFAIAMGSSGSAILLKTGTLDYEYVDADLGDSVLVILNTNKGRRLVDSKYNERRAECESALVKLKPKFEIENLCDLTEENLEDALSVLDLENERRRVRHAVTENARVQKAIEAIKNSNMEALGNLLNESHYSLKYDYEVTGDHLDAITAAARKAGAFGARMTGAGFGGCGIALVKKDELDEFKKTAGRLYKEETGLEVDFYETVIGSGPCELEVERWEY, from the coding sequence ATGAAACTCACTAAAGAAGAATACAAAAAAATGAAAGACAGAGCCATCCTAAACTTTGGTAAGGCTGACTACAGACTGTTTTTTTCTCCAAGTAGAATCAATATAATAGGTGAACATATTGACTACAATGGAGGGAATGTACTGCCATGTGCTATAGAAATCGGCACTTATGCGCTGGTTAAACCGGCGGTGCGTGATGTAATCAGATTGAGATCATACAATGCTCAGTATTACAAGGAAGTGCTTATAGGTTCCGAATTTAATCCTAATAATAAATGGATAAACTACACACTTGGTATGATAAATGCAATTTCTGAATCGGGTTATGAAGTAGGCGGTTTGGAAGGCATAATCTATGGAAATATACCAACCGGCGCCGGACTGTCATCATCTGCTTCACTGGAAATACTCATAGGTAAGATTATAAATGATCTATACAATAATTCGGAAATTTCCATGAAAGACCTTGCAGTTTTAGGGATGAAAACAGAGAATGACTTCATTGGACTTAACTCAGGTATTATGGATCAATTTGCAATAGCTATGGGTAGTAGTGGGAGTGCCATTTTATTAAAGACAGGAACCCTTGACTATGAATACGTGGATGCAGATTTAGGAGATTCCGTGCTGGTCATATTAAATACTAATAAGGGCAGAAGGCTGGTGGATTCTAAATACAATGAGAGAAGGGCCGAGTGTGAGTCAGCACTTGTCAAACTTAAACCCAAATTTGAAATCGAAAATCTTTGTGACTTAACTGAAGAAAATCTTGAGGATGCGCTTAGTGTTCTGGATTTAGAGAATGAGAGAAGAAGAGTAAGACATGCTGTAACAGAAAATGCAAGAGTTCAAAAAGCCATTGAAGCAATTAAAAATTCTAATATGGAAGCACTGGGAAATCTGTTAAACGAATCCCATTACTCATTGAAATATGATTATGAAGTAACCGGGGATCATCTTGATGCTATTACGGCTGCTGCCAGAAAAGCCGGAGCATTTGGAGCAAGGATGACAGGTGCAGGTTTTGGTGGCTGCGGTATTGCTCTTGTAAAAAAAGATGAACTTGATGAATTTAAAAAGACGGCAGGAAGACTATATAAAGAAGAAACCGGACTTGAAGTAGACTTCTATGAGACTGTCATCGGATCCGGACCCTGTGAATTGGAGGTTGAAAGATGGGAATACTAG
- a CDS encoding type II secretion system protein, with protein MKRPAFTLLEAIIALSILAIVVVYLLPAIYINHNKRNDKSNDIKNAYYAQAIMENFKSKHFTGIDTKLNIPEDLEYQVEEEVSGRFTIVEVRIIDDEKEFKTKLALPNEKGIYAN; from the coding sequence ATGAAGAGACCTGCATTTACCTTACTCGAAGCAATAATAGCCCTCTCAATACTTGCAATTGTAGTGGTATATTTGCTTCCTGCAATTTACATTAATCATAATAAGAGAAATGATAAATCAAATGATATTAAAAATGCCTACTATGCACAGGCAATAATGGAGAATTTTAAATCCAAACATTTTACCGGTATAGATACAAAGTTGAATATACCAGAAGATTTGGAATATCAGGTTGAGGAAGAAGTGAGCGGAAGATTTACAATTGTCGAAGTGAGGATAATAGATGATGAAAAAGAGTTTAAAACCAAGCTGGCACTGCCAAACGAAAAGGGGATTTACGCTAATTGA
- a CDS encoding group II intron maturase-specific domain-containing protein: MKKRSIDFITRLKKINQVTRGWINYFLIGNMKTALRDIDAHLRTRLRMIIWKKWKVPTKRQWGLQKTR; this comes from the coding sequence ATGAAAAAGAGATCAATAGATTTCATAACAAGGCTAAAGAAAATAAATCAAGTGACTAGGGGATGGATAAACTACTTTCTCATAGGAAACATGAAAACAGCCCTAAGAGATATAGACGCCCACCTTAGAACAAGATTAAGAATGATAATCTGGAAAAAGTGGAAAGTGCCAACAAAGAGGCAGTGGGGATTGCAAAAAACTAGGTAA
- a CDS encoding TlpA disulfide reductase family protein yields the protein MGNKITTTVLLLIATSIVLIGCTKNENQTSEKVTEETTKTESMSSEEKNSQKYEIEGQDLETDKLLGPDLLTKDINIVSIWQPSCPPCEEELKIMEAVHKEFQDINFIGLAYAEDNNSILGKIQDLNLTFNNYKLTIDFLEKYSDKISSTPTTLYLDKEGYEIHPIEVGSTPESDFEKAVEAYKEKLEGIINEQK from the coding sequence ATGGGAAATAAAATTACAACAACTGTACTATTATTAATAGCTACATCAATAGTTTTAATCGGATGTACTAAAAATGAAAATCAAACTTCAGAAAAAGTTACAGAAGAAACAACGAAAACAGAAAGCATGTCAAGTGAAGAAAAAAACTCACAAAAATATGAAATAGAAGGCCAAGACCTAGAAACAGATAAGTTACTAGGCCCAGACCTATTGACGAAAGATATAAACATAGTATCCATATGGCAGCCATCCTGCCCACCATGTGAAGAAGAATTAAAAATTATGGAAGCAGTACACAAAGAATTTCAAGATATAAACTTTATAGGCTTAGCCTATGCAGAAGACAATAATTCCATATTAGGAAAAATACAAGACTTAAATCTGACTTTTAACAATTATAAACTGACTATAGATTTTTTAGAAAAATACTCAGACAAAATAAGCTCAACACCAACCACCCTATACTTAGACAAGGAAGGGTATGAAATCCATCCTATAGAAGTAGGATCAACACCTGAAAGTGACTTTGAAAAGGCAGTAGAAGCCTATAAAGAAAAGCTAGAAGGAATAATAAATGAGCAAAAGTAG
- a CDS encoding ATP-binding cassette domain-containing protein, producing the protein MKGISKGFPGVKALDKVQFRVRPGTVHSLMGENGAGKSTLMKCLFGIYMEDEGEIFLQGEKVRFENPKQALENGVSMVHQELNQVMKRSVAENMMLGRFPKKGMLIDHKKMYEFTEEAFKDLGLNINPRTRMDKLSVSQRQMAEIAKAVSYNAKILVLDEPTSSLTEQEVEILFDVINMLRDRGMGIVYISHKMEEILRISDDITVFRDGQWVATERAENLDNNKIIALMVGRELTDRFPEKTNKPSETILEVKNLTAKYQPSIQDVSFSLRKGEILGVAGLVGSRRTELLETIFGVNKSESGEILLHGKKLTNKNPRESINNGFALLTEERRATGIFPMLNIAANSTVSSLKNHKVSGFISDSKVKKSTDWVIQSMNVRTPSQKTHIKSLSGGNQQKVIIGRWLLTDPEILLLDEPTRGIDVGAKYEIYKLILDLVNNGKGVIMVSSELPELLGICDRIMVMSDGRVAGIEDVANLNQEKIMHLASKYL; encoded by the coding sequence ATGAAAGGGATATCAAAGGGTTTCCCGGGGGTTAAAGCTCTAGACAAAGTACAATTTAGAGTAAGACCAGGAACAGTACACTCCTTGATGGGGGAAAACGGTGCCGGTAAATCCACATTGATGAAATGTCTATTCGGGATTTATATGGAAGATGAAGGAGAAATATTTCTTCAAGGGGAGAAAGTTAGATTTGAGAATCCTAAACAAGCACTGGAAAATGGAGTTTCAATGGTTCATCAAGAGTTAAACCAAGTTATGAAGAGATCTGTTGCTGAAAATATGATGCTTGGGAGATTTCCTAAAAAAGGTATGCTGATTGACCATAAGAAGATGTATGAATTTACGGAAGAGGCATTTAAGGATTTAGGATTAAATATCAATCCAAGAACCAGGATGGATAAATTATCGGTTTCACAAAGGCAGATGGCGGAGATAGCAAAAGCTGTTTCCTATAATGCAAAAATTCTTGTTTTAGACGAACCGACGAGCTCACTTACGGAGCAAGAAGTAGAGATATTATTTGATGTTATAAATATGTTAAGAGATAGAGGTATGGGCATCGTCTATATCTCACATAAAATGGAAGAAATACTTAGAATATCGGACGATATTACCGTATTTAGAGACGGACAATGGGTCGCCACCGAAAGAGCTGAAAACTTAGACAACAATAAGATAATAGCACTGATGGTTGGAAGGGAGCTTACAGATAGATTTCCTGAGAAAACCAATAAGCCTTCCGAAACTATATTAGAAGTTAAGAATCTTACTGCAAAATATCAACCATCGATACAGGATGTATCTTTCTCACTTAGAAAAGGTGAAATTTTAGGTGTTGCAGGTTTGGTCGGTTCACGCCGTACAGAACTATTGGAGACTATATTCGGTGTCAATAAATCTGAATCGGGTGAAATTTTACTTCATGGTAAGAAATTAACCAATAAAAATCCTAGAGAATCAATCAACAATGGATTTGCGCTGTTAACGGAAGAGAGAAGAGCAACGGGGATATTTCCAATGTTAAACATTGCGGCAAACTCCACAGTATCGAGCTTGAAAAATCATAAGGTATCCGGATTTATTAGTGATAGCAAGGTGAAGAAAAGTACAGACTGGGTTATCCAGAGTATGAATGTAAGAACTCCATCTCAAAAGACTCATATAAAATCATTATCAGGCGGTAATCAGCAAAAGGTAATCATTGGTAGATGGTTATTAACGGATCCTGAAATACTGCTATTGGATGAGCCTACCAGGGGGATAGACGTAGGAGCTAAATATGAAATCTATAAATTGATACTGGATCTTGTCAACAATGGTAAAGGTGTAATCATGGTTTCATCCGAACTACCCGAACTACTAGGTATATGTGACAGGATTATGGTTATGAGTGATGGAAGAGTTGCTGGTATAGAGGATGTAGCAAATCTGAATCAAGAGAAGATAATGCACCTCGCTAGTAAATATCTATAG
- a CDS encoding galactose ABC transporter substrate-binding protein, which translates to MFNKRVVSLLLVLVMLLSVFAGCTPKEQPAKDDAKTEEKKEDVKEDKKEEPKEEDKKEEPAGDKKNVSVFYYNYGDTYISTVRNAFTELVKGDANVELTEYDGQNDQAKQNDQIDVAIQKGANVLVVNIVDFGAADIVIDKAKAAGIPIIFFNREPTDGNVYKSYDKARFVGTKIEEAGVLQGQLIKAYWEEGNHDRNGNGKLDYVLLHGGIENAEAVARSKYSVEELEKAGIEVNKIAEQIADWDNAKALTAMESWLAKDLDNIDVVIANNDGMAIGALTALQAAGLNQVVDGKIDPAKYVGVFGVDATEEAQKVINDLAMTGTVKQDPDAMAKAMHLMTMNSLEGKEFIEGTDYKYDESGIAVRIPYLPYEAK; encoded by the coding sequence ATGTTTAACAAAAGAGTAGTATCATTATTATTAGTACTAGTCATGTTACTATCAGTTTTTGCAGGTTGTACTCCAAAAGAGCAGCCGGCTAAAGATGATGCAAAGACTGAAGAAAAGAAAGAAGATGTAAAAGAAGATAAGAAAGAAGAACCTAAAGAAGAAGATAAAAAAGAAGAGCCAGCAGGCGACAAGAAAAACGTATCAGTTTTCTACTATAACTATGGCGATACTTATATCTCAACTGTAAGAAATGCTTTCACTGAATTGGTTAAAGGCGATGCAAATGTAGAATTAACAGAATACGATGGACAAAACGACCAAGCTAAGCAAAATGACCAAATTGACGTAGCTATCCAAAAAGGCGCTAATGTTCTAGTAGTAAATATAGTTGACTTCGGAGCTGCGGATATCGTAATAGATAAAGCAAAGGCTGCCGGAATACCTATAATATTCTTCAATAGAGAGCCTACCGACGGAAATGTTTATAAATCATACGATAAAGCTAGATTCGTAGGTACTAAAATCGAAGAAGCCGGTGTTCTACAAGGTCAGCTTATTAAAGCTTACTGGGAAGAAGGAAACCATGACAGAAATGGCAATGGTAAACTTGACTATGTATTACTTCATGGTGGTATAGAAAATGCTGAAGCAGTTGCAAGAAGTAAGTATTCAGTAGAAGAATTAGAAAAAGCAGGAATCGAAGTAAATAAGATTGCTGAACAAATCGCTGACTGGGACAATGCAAAAGCTCTAACTGCAATGGAATCATGGCTTGCAAAAGACCTTGATAATATCGACGTTGTTATAGCAAACAATGACGGTATGGCTATAGGTGCACTAACTGCTCTTCAAGCTGCAGGCTTAAATCAAGTAGTTGACGGTAAGATAGATCCAGCTAAATATGTTGGAGTATTTGGTGTTGATGCTACTGAAGAAGCTCAAAAAGTTATTAACGATTTAGCTATGACAGGAACAGTTAAACAAGATCCTGATGCAATGGCTAAAGCAATGCATCTAATGACTATGAACTCTCTAGAAGGAAAAGAGTTTATCGAAGGTACAGATTATAAATATGACGAGAGTGGAATAGCTGTCAGAATTCCATATCTACCATACGAAGCAAAATAA
- a CDS encoding reverse transcriptase domain-containing protein → MDKFFDKVPQDKLMSLVHEHINDPETESLIRKFLQAGIMNKGQYEPSKEGTPQGGNLSPLLSIIMLNELDKELELRGLNFVRYADDCIITVKSKSAANRVMYSVTN, encoded by the coding sequence TTGGACAAGTTTTTCGACAAAGTACCACAAGACAAATTAATGAGCCTAGTTCATGAACATATCAACGACCCAGAAACAGAATCATTGATAAGGAAATTCCTCCAAGCAGGAATCATGAACAAAGGACAATACGAACCATCAAAAGAAGGTACACCACAAGGAGGAAACCTCTCACCACTCTTAAGCATCATCATGCTAAATGAACTAGACAAAGAACTAGAATTAAGAGGATTAAACTTTGTAAGATATGCAGATGACTGTATTATAACGGTTAAAAGCAAATCAGCAGCAAATAGAGTGATGTATTCAGTAACAAACTAG